A window of Haliscomenobacter hydrossis DSM 1100 contains these coding sequences:
- a CDS encoding maleylpyruvate isomerase N-terminal domain-containing protein, translating to MPSSSPIFALPLFPKVDQLLIDLLRTLSIEDWEKRTIVPHWTIKDIAAHLLDGNIRALSMLRDQYFGEKAENIQSYPDLVAYLNRLNADWVQAFKRVSPAVLIELLAITGPPYQAFLASLDPFAPATFSVAWAGEQESLNWFHIAREYTEKWHHQQQIRLALGQEEVLYADELYYPHLDTSMRALPYHYRAVTAEEGAVIAFSVSGVRGAHWFLQREASAWTLHKTHQLPVVCSVNIEAAVAWRIFTKGISKAEALEHVQIQGERKLGEVVLDMLAVMA from the coding sequence ATGCCAAGCAGTTCGCCTATTTTTGCCCTCCCCCTTTTCCCCAAGGTCGATCAGCTATTGATCGACCTTTTGCGTACCCTCAGCATCGAAGATTGGGAAAAACGCACCATCGTCCCTCACTGGACCATCAAAGACATTGCGGCACACCTGCTGGACGGCAACATCCGCGCTTTGTCCATGTTGAGAGACCAGTATTTTGGCGAAAAGGCCGAAAACATCCAGTCCTACCCAGACCTTGTGGCCTACTTGAACCGCTTGAACGCCGACTGGGTACAGGCCTTCAAACGGGTTAGTCCAGCGGTCTTGATTGAATTGCTGGCCATCACGGGGCCACCATATCAGGCTTTTTTGGCAAGTTTGGATCCTTTTGCACCCGCAACTTTTTCGGTGGCCTGGGCTGGAGAACAAGAGTCTTTGAACTGGTTTCACATCGCCAGAGAGTACACCGAAAAGTGGCACCACCAGCAGCAAATCCGCCTGGCGTTGGGGCAGGAAGAGGTGCTCTACGCTGATGAATTGTATTATCCACATCTGGATACCTCGATGCGCGCGTTGCCTTATCATTATCGGGCTGTAACTGCGGAGGAGGGTGCCGTGATTGCTTTTTCGGTCAGCGGCGTAAGGGGTGCGCATTGGTTTTTGCAACGTGAAGCCTCGGCCTGGACGTTGCACAAAACCCATCAATTGCCAGTGGTGTGCTCCGTGAACATCGAGGCTGCCGTGGCCTGGCGAATTTTTACCAAAGGAATTTCTAAAGCGGAAGCGCTAGAACATGTTCAGATTCAAGGGGAGCGAAAATTGGGAGAAGTGGTACTGGATATGTTGGCGGTGATGGCGTAG
- a CDS encoding serine hydrolase domain-containing protein yields MYKVIFFSFVTCLWASGQTLAQSEVVKERIDKVENGLIPYVPVQGFPAWNLLDRMKYYQVQGVSIAVINNFKVEWAKGYGWADTLKKEPVSTKTMFSAGSISKFVMAAGAFKLVENQKLSLDAPINNYLKSWKIPANEYTQKTPISLRMLLSHKAGTSQNSYFGFTRDKKPLPTIVDILQGNPIAESRGVVVNSEPNREFRYSGGGSMIAQMAIMDATGENFEAYTMRNIFTPLGMLHSTFAQPLPTKFQKQASWGYSLATWYKGVPYVYPQQAAAGLYSTPTDLAKFIVEIQKAYQSKSSFLKPSSVKEMLTAQAKVSEGGYKEEIGVGPFLIQLSNNQGEKGQYFEFTGVNAGFVAYVIGNFTQGYGAVIMLNSGDDYNGLGKEIRRAIAQTYQWHHFLPDTVKYISLTNSDLAKYEGRYRKGFDEVVYIRREKDYLVERINNGQDIYCFPIAKDTIVFTDYNVKGIFETNVEGKTTSLRTEWQENPMPRMKDDEFAPFELFRDKKYAEAKALLATVKSNEYQITYTAYEALNKPNADLEVVKTLLEIAQEQHPKSSIVYARWGDYYLKMKDTARAIENYEKVLNLDPSDKEAQENLQRLKK; encoded by the coding sequence ATGTATAAAGTCATCTTTTTTTCTTTTGTAACATGCCTATGGGCAAGCGGGCAAACCTTGGCGCAATCCGAAGTAGTGAAAGAGCGAATAGACAAAGTTGAAAATGGCTTAATTCCCTATGTACCAGTGCAAGGTTTCCCCGCCTGGAACCTGCTCGATCGGATGAAATATTATCAAGTTCAAGGGGTAAGTATCGCGGTGATCAACAACTTTAAGGTAGAGTGGGCTAAGGGCTACGGATGGGCTGATACCCTCAAAAAGGAACCAGTGAGCACCAAAACGATGTTTTCTGCGGGGTCCATCAGCAAATTCGTGATGGCCGCAGGGGCATTTAAACTGGTAGAAAATCAAAAACTTTCGCTGGATGCCCCCATCAACAATTACCTCAAATCCTGGAAAATCCCAGCCAATGAGTATACCCAGAAAACACCTATTAGCTTGCGGATGCTGTTGAGTCACAAGGCAGGTACCTCCCAGAATTCTTATTTTGGATTTACCCGGGATAAAAAACCATTGCCAACTATTGTAGACATTTTGCAGGGAAACCCCATTGCGGAAAGCCGCGGAGTGGTGGTCAATAGTGAACCCAATCGAGAATTTCGATACTCCGGAGGCGGAAGTATGATTGCACAAATGGCCATCATGGATGCAACGGGCGAAAATTTTGAAGCGTATACCATGCGGAATATTTTCACCCCTTTAGGCATGCTACATTCTACTTTTGCTCAGCCACTGCCCACCAAATTCCAAAAACAGGCTTCCTGGGGGTATTCTTTGGCAACCTGGTACAAAGGGGTGCCTTACGTCTATCCCCAGCAAGCGGCGGCGGGATTGTATTCAACGCCAACAGACTTAGCCAAGTTTATCGTAGAGATCCAAAAAGCCTACCAGAGCAAAAGTTCTTTTTTGAAACCCAGTTCGGTAAAAGAGATGTTGACGGCCCAAGCCAAAGTTTCTGAGGGCGGCTACAAGGAAGAAATAGGGGTAGGACCTTTTTTGATACAACTTTCCAACAACCAGGGAGAAAAAGGCCAATATTTTGAATTTACAGGTGTCAATGCTGGATTTGTGGCTTATGTAATTGGCAATTTCACCCAAGGTTACGGCGCAGTGATCATGCTTAATTCAGGCGATGATTACAATGGTTTGGGCAAAGAAATCCGCCGCGCCATTGCTCAAACGTACCAGTGGCACCATTTTCTTCCCGATACAGTAAAATACATTTCCCTAACAAACAGCGACTTGGCGAAATACGAGGGTAGGTACCGCAAAGGTTTCGATGAGGTAGTGTACATCCGACGGGAGAAAGATTACTTGGTCGAACGCATCAACAATGGCCAGGATATTTATTGCTTCCCGATCGCCAAAGACACCATCGTTTTTACGGATTACAACGTGAAAGGGATATTTGAAACAAATGTGGAGGGAAAAACAACCTCACTGCGTACAGAGTGGCAGGAAAACCCAATGCCTCGCATGAAAGACGATGAATTCGCCCCTTTCGAGTTGTTTCGGGATAAAAAATATGCCGAGGCAAAAGCCCTACTCGCAACCGTGAAATCCAATGAATACCAGATTACCTACACGGCATATGAAGCATTGAACAAACCAAACGCCGATTTGGAAGTAGTAAAAACCCTCCTCGAAATCGCTCAGGAGCAACACCCCAAGTCTTCGATCGTATATGCCCGCTGGGGTGATTATTACCTCAAAATGAAGGATACAGCCCGCGCCATTGAAAATTACGAAAAAGTCTTGAATCTTGATCCATCGGATAAAGAAGCACAAGAGAATTTGCAACGATTGAAGAAATAA
- a CDS encoding helix-turn-helix domain-containing protein gives MHFHFSFYSSILLIFFTQGLVFSFLLLKKGIDEDSNASQWLSLFVFLCCLYIAPWMLGHAGWYSLQPYQDIMFYVPFQQLFLIGPIFFFYTQSLLNPSFRFTRRAFFHLVPALLYALYSLVIWTIDKLILHEYYFYANGRDKDLDVWYQQLGWLSMVIYAVFSIRYYYAYKKIIFKVLSFAHSVQFDWIKKYLLAFIFMQVLRGIFLFLYPNWGSFTQKWWYYFLFSLLFYYIGFTGYVNTIKSVLSFKFSLLYPSAVYLLGSDAENTRQRDISVSPIESMETENDEKNSLIWDQLKASILNLIQIEKIHQNPGLTLADIATRLETNPTTVSRVVTHCFGMNFNDFINHYRVEAVIEMIKEGMHQKQTLLGIAYTCGFNSKTTFNRVFKNNTGISPKEFVEKLAKP, from the coding sequence ATGCACTTTCATTTTAGTTTTTATAGTTCGATTTTGCTTATTTTTTTCACCCAAGGGCTAGTCTTTTCTTTCCTCTTGCTCAAGAAAGGCATCGATGAAGACAGCAATGCCAGCCAATGGCTGAGCTTGTTTGTCTTTTTGTGTTGCTTATACATTGCTCCTTGGATGTTGGGCCATGCGGGTTGGTATAGCTTGCAGCCCTATCAAGACATCATGTTTTATGTGCCCTTCCAACAATTGTTTTTGATTGGGCCAATTTTTTTTTTTTACACCCAAAGTTTACTCAATCCTTCATTTCGATTTACTCGAAGGGCTTTTTTTCACCTGGTACCTGCGTTGCTATACGCCTTGTACAGTCTAGTCATCTGGACCATAGATAAGCTAATCCTGCACGAATATTATTTTTATGCCAATGGCAGAGATAAGGATTTGGACGTTTGGTACCAGCAACTCGGTTGGCTTTCGATGGTGATCTACGCGGTATTTAGCATCAGGTACTACTATGCTTACAAAAAAATCATCTTTAAGGTCTTGAGTTTTGCCCATTCAGTGCAGTTTGATTGGATAAAGAAATACTTATTGGCTTTCATTTTTATGCAGGTTTTGCGGGGTATATTTCTATTTTTATACCCCAACTGGGGGAGTTTCACTCAGAAATGGTGGTATTACTTTCTGTTCTCCTTGCTGTTTTACTATATTGGCTTCACGGGGTATGTCAACACGATAAAGTCGGTATTATCCTTTAAATTTTCACTTTTATACCCTTCTGCGGTTTATCTATTGGGATCTGATGCCGAAAATACACGACAACGAGATATCAGCGTTTCGCCTATAGAATCCATGGAAACTGAAAATGATGAAAAAAACAGCCTCATTTGGGATCAATTGAAGGCTTCGATTCTGAATTTAATCCAAATTGAAAAAATACACCAAAACCCGGGACTTACGCTGGCCGACATTGCCACTCGATTGGAGACCAATCCAACCACCGTTTCCCGAGTGGTAACCCATTGTTTTGGCATGAATTTCAACGACTTCATCAACCACTACCGAGTAGAAGCGGTAATAGAAATGATTAAGGAGGGCATGCATCAAAAACAAACCCTACTCGGCATTGCATATACTTGTGGATTTAACTCCAAAACCACGTTCAATCGGGTTTTTAAAAACAATACCGGTATTTCACCAAAAGAGTTCGTGGAAAAATTAGCCAAGCCATAG
- a CDS encoding acyl-CoA dehydrogenase produces MNFQLSEEHLAVQAAAREFAQKELKPGVIERDSKMEYPYEQIKRMGELGFLGMMVSPEYGGGGMDSLSYVLAMEEISKVDNSCSVIMSVNNSLICWGLETFGSDAQKAKYLPKLASGEWIGSFCLSEPEAGSDATSQRTTAVDMGDYYLLNGTKNWITNGGTSKLHLVMAQTNPELGSRGINCLIVETSSEGVAIGAKEDKLGIRSSDTHTIMYTDVKVPKENRIGEDGFGFKFAMKTLSGGRIGIAAQALGIAGGSYELALAYSKERTTFGKPIHQHQAIAFKLADMAMEIEAAKLMVYRAAWLKDQHMDYVAASAMAKLYASEVAMRHSVEAVQIHGGYGFVKEYHVERLMRDAKITQIYEGTSEVQRIVISREVTTGKPYLP; encoded by the coding sequence ATGAATTTTCAGTTGTCGGAAGAACACTTGGCCGTGCAAGCCGCTGCACGTGAATTTGCCCAAAAAGAACTCAAGCCGGGCGTCATCGAACGCGATTCCAAAATGGAATACCCCTACGAGCAAATCAAACGTATGGGGGAACTAGGCTTTTTGGGCATGATGGTCTCCCCGGAATACGGTGGCGGGGGAATGGACTCCCTGTCCTACGTATTGGCCATGGAAGAGATTTCCAAAGTAGACAACTCCTGCTCGGTCATCATGTCGGTCAACAATTCCCTGATCTGCTGGGGCCTTGAGACCTTTGGCAGCGACGCACAAAAAGCCAAATACCTGCCCAAACTCGCTTCCGGCGAATGGATCGGCTCCTTCTGCCTGTCCGAACCAGAAGCCGGCAGCGATGCCACCAGCCAGCGCACCACTGCTGTCGACATGGGCGACTACTACCTGCTCAACGGCACCAAAAACTGGATCACCAACGGTGGCACTTCCAAACTTCACCTGGTCATGGCGCAAACTAACCCCGAACTCGGCTCACGCGGCATCAACTGCCTGATCGTGGAAACCAGTTCGGAAGGGGTAGCCATCGGTGCCAAAGAAGACAAACTGGGCATCCGTTCTTCCGATACCCATACCATTATGTATACGGATGTAAAAGTGCCGAAAGAAAACCGCATCGGCGAGGACGGTTTCGGCTTCAAGTTTGCCATGAAAACCCTTTCAGGGGGGCGTATCGGCATTGCCGCGCAAGCCCTGGGCATTGCGGGTGGATCTTATGAGCTTGCTCTCGCTTATTCCAAAGAGCGCACTACCTTTGGCAAACCCATCCACCAACACCAGGCCATCGCCTTCAAACTGGCCGACATGGCCATGGAAATTGAAGCGGCCAAACTGATGGTGTACCGCGCCGCCTGGCTTAAGGATCAACATATGGACTACGTTGCCGCCAGCGCCATGGCCAAGTTGTACGCTTCGGAAGTGGCCATGCGCCACAGCGTAGAGGCCGTACAAATCCACGGCGGCTATGGTTTTGTAAAAGAATACCACGTAGAGCGCCTCATGCGCGATGCCAAAATCACCCAGATTTACGAGGGTACTTCGGAGGTGCAGCGGATCGTGATATCCAGGGAGGTGACGACGGGAAAACCGTATCTGCCGTAG
- a CDS encoding DMT family transporter has product MTAAQKAYLQLHFAVLLFGFTAILGKLIQLSALVLVWWRVLITALSLMLLINTFKLVRTLPRRQLWSLIGIGIIVGLHWLTFYGAIKLSNSSIGVLAMGSTSLFSAILEPLILKRKFNLLEIGLGLLIIPGMALVVNGIDFSMMDGLLVGVVSAILAATFSILNKAQVAQLDSLSMTFIELSSACIFLGLVILGSSWYNGNFPVMLPPHWSDWGYLLLLALLCTTFGYALALNALKHLSAFVSNLSMNLEPVYAIVLAWLLLNEDKELSANFYWGAAVIMAVVFSYPVLKRVRGFGGS; this is encoded by the coding sequence ATGACAGCTGCACAAAAAGCCTACCTCCAACTCCATTTTGCGGTTCTGCTCTTTGGTTTCACCGCCATTTTGGGAAAATTGATTCAACTGAGTGCACTGGTATTGGTATGGTGGCGGGTATTGATCACCGCATTGAGCTTGATGTTGTTGATCAACACCTTTAAGTTGGTTCGCACCTTACCCCGCCGCCAATTGTGGAGCTTGATTGGCATCGGCATCATTGTTGGCTTGCATTGGCTGACCTTTTATGGCGCCATCAAACTCTCCAATTCTTCCATTGGGGTATTGGCAATGGGTTCAACCTCCCTTTTTTCGGCCATTCTGGAGCCACTGATCCTGAAAAGAAAATTCAATCTCCTCGAAATTGGCCTGGGCCTGCTGATCATCCCTGGGATGGCTCTGGTGGTCAACGGCATTGATTTTTCGATGATGGACGGTTTGTTGGTGGGTGTGGTGTCGGCCATTTTAGCCGCCACTTTTTCCATTCTGAACAAAGCGCAGGTGGCACAGCTCGATTCCCTGAGCATGACGTTCATCGAGTTGAGTAGCGCTTGTATATTTTTAGGCCTGGTCATTTTGGGTTCAAGCTGGTACAATGGGAATTTCCCGGTGATGTTGCCGCCTCATTGGAGTGATTGGGGCTATTTGCTCCTGCTGGCATTGTTGTGTACCACTTTTGGCTATGCCCTGGCGCTGAATGCGCTCAAACACCTTTCTGCTTTTGTCTCCAACCTCAGTATGAACCTGGAGCCGGTATATGCCATCGTCCTGGCGTGGTTGTTGTTGAATGAAGACAAAGAACTCAGTGCTAATTTTTATTGGGGCGCGGCGGTGATTATGGCGGTGGTGTTTTCGTATCCGGTGTTGAAACGGGTTCGGGGGTTCGGGGGTTCGTAG
- a CDS encoding redoxin domain-containing protein — protein sequence MLQVGDKAPAFTLFSSDKKEVKLEDFQGQNVVLLFFPLAFTSVCTAELCAMRDDIAYYQGLNAQILGISVDSVYTLAKFKDEQHLNFPLLSDFNKAVSTAYEALYPVFGFGMQGVSKRAAFVIDGEGVIRYAEVLENAGELPNFANVKAAIAAPN from the coding sequence ATGCTACAAGTTGGAGATAAGGCTCCGGCCTTTACCTTGTTTTCCAGTGACAAAAAAGAAGTAAAGTTGGAAGACTTTCAGGGACAAAATGTCGTTTTGTTGTTTTTTCCGCTGGCGTTTACCAGCGTTTGTACGGCCGAATTGTGTGCCATGCGCGACGACATTGCTTATTATCAGGGCCTGAATGCACAAATCCTGGGTATTTCAGTAGATTCGGTATACACCTTAGCCAAATTCAAAGACGAGCAACACTTAAATTTCCCTTTATTGTCTGATTTTAATAAAGCGGTATCCACTGCCTACGAAGCCCTCTACCCGGTTTTTGGTTTTGGAATGCAAGGAGTTTCCAAACGCGCCGCTTTTGTAATTGATGGAGAAGGTGTAATCCGTTATGCCGAAGTGTTGGAAAATGCCGGAGAATTGCCGAATTTTGCCAATGTAAAAGCCGCGATAGCCGCTCCTAATTAA
- a CDS encoding ATP-dependent Clp protease adaptor ClpS — MITAYNPEVEELEEVLVEDDIDELLGHHSRLIVYNDDHNTFDWVIQCFIEVLEYPHDQSEQLALIIHFKGKATVKTAPKKELKPKKDALVDRGLSAVIED; from the coding sequence ATGATTACTGCTTACAATCCTGAGGTAGAAGAACTTGAAGAAGTATTGGTGGAGGATGATATTGATGAGCTTCTTGGCCACCATTCTCGTTTAATCGTGTACAACGACGATCACAATACCTTTGATTGGGTCATTCAATGTTTCATTGAAGTGTTGGAATACCCTCATGATCAGTCCGAACAACTGGCCTTGATTATCCACTTCAAAGGAAAAGCCACGGTAAAAACCGCACCCAAGAAAGAGCTCAAACCCAAAAAAGATGCGCTTGTCGACAGAGGCTTATCGGCAGTGATCGAGGACTAA
- a CDS encoding alpha/beta fold hydrolase, translated as MEYPTIKDGKYTYIETKGGEETLILLHGLFGALSNFEGIIAAFGQSYNVVIPILPMFELPIREVSVMGLVDHLSDFIRDKGYRKVHLLGNSLGGHIALLYTLANQDKIASLILTGSSGLFESAMGNSFPKRGDFEFIKKKTQDTFFDPSIASNELINEVYSIVNDRNRAIRVIATSKSAVRHNLGDKLHNIKVPTLLIWGRQDQVTPAFVGEKFHELIPHSRLHLIDQCGHAPMMEKKDDFNRFLSAFLQEVSGLVSVGK; from the coding sequence ATGGAATACCCTACCATCAAGGACGGTAAGTACACATATATTGAGACCAAAGGCGGAGAAGAAACCCTCATCCTGTTGCACGGTCTGTTTGGTGCTTTGAGTAACTTCGAAGGCATCATCGCAGCATTTGGCCAGTCTTACAATGTAGTGATTCCCATTTTGCCCATGTTTGAATTGCCCATCCGTGAAGTTTCGGTGATGGGTTTGGTAGACCATCTCTCGGATTTTATTCGAGACAAAGGATATCGTAAAGTGCATTTGTTGGGTAATTCTCTGGGTGGGCATATTGCCTTGTTGTACACCTTGGCCAATCAAGATAAGATCGCATCATTGATTTTGACGGGTAGCTCCGGTTTGTTCGAAAGCGCCATGGGCAATAGTTTTCCCAAACGTGGTGATTTTGAATTCATTAAGAAAAAAACCCAGGATACGTTCTTCGACCCCAGTATTGCCAGCAATGAACTGATCAACGAAGTTTACAGCATCGTCAACGACCGCAACCGCGCCATTCGGGTTATCGCTACTTCAAAATCAGCGGTTCGGCACAATTTGGGCGATAAATTGCACAACATCAAAGTTCCTACTTTACTCATCTGGGGGCGTCAAGACCAGGTTACGCCTGCATTTGTAGGCGAAAAATTCCACGAATTGATCCCTCATTCCCGGCTGCATTTGATTGACCAATGTGGTCATGCCCCAATGATGGAGAAAAAAGACGACTTCAACCGTTTCCTCAGCGCTTTTTTACAGGAAGTTTCCGGGCTGGTTTCGGTTGGTAAATAA
- a CDS encoding M1 family metallopeptidase — protein MKKILWLLCITLIVGACSTQKPVTTKTEPAQELVAEVDMDTLDVTALEEEEEEEGEEVATTLSPYSPSAQRIHDLLHTKIDVRFDWAKEEVIGKATLKLKPYFNPTSTLTLDAKGMEFKKVQFAGKDQPLKYTYDGQQIVIQLGRSFNRNEEYSIDFEYIARPKGDGGSDAITSNQGLFFINPRGEEMDKPQQIWTQGETEWNSRWFPTIDKPNERCTQELYVTVDKKFKTLSNGLLTTSTNNADGTRTDYWKMDMPHAPYLFMLAVGDFAIVKDKWRNIEVSYYVEPEYEADARDIFAHTPEMLEFFSNKLGVNYPWPKFSQIVVRDYVSGAMENTTAVVFGDFVQKHKWELIDDSNDKIVAHEMFHHWFGDYVTSESWPNLTMNEGFANYSEYLWFEHKYGSDYADHHLYTEQGGYIGSASGGIHPLIHFGVADKDDMFDAHSYNKGGATLHMLRRHVGDEAFFTALKNYLTQNAFKPVEAHNLRLAMEEVSGEDLNWFFNQWYFSSGHPQLSIEYSYDATAKEAVMQVTQNQSEKGVPGVFVLPVAVDVYAEGRSTRHNIRVDQREQTFRFPSAVQPDLINFDAERFLLAEIEDNKSEEDLVFQFKNARKFMDRNEAIERLIGLESDQIPSILSAALNDPFYSIRSIALDNLPAELPADVLKKLRDLAQNDQHSEVRAKSLAALAESGDPQTLAVAKAAIEKEQALSVRASALGIIFEEDEAEGLALAEKLGENAKGPLLETIAGIFTENGDAKYLPFFEKRLKDVDGFTAISFFESYQILASRGDQATLDKTIETLTSFGASTNPSLWRRFGAVKALNDLRNDFRVKARGASGAEKTQFSATADRIAKIIDDLKSKETNAELKAVYDQLPVIK, from the coding sequence ATGAAAAAAATCTTGTGGTTGTTGTGCATCACCTTGATTGTAGGTGCCTGCTCAACCCAAAAACCAGTGACCACTAAAACTGAACCCGCTCAGGAGCTGGTTGCTGAGGTGGATATGGATACCCTGGATGTTACGGCTCTCGAAGAAGAGGAGGAAGAAGAAGGGGAAGAAGTAGCGACTACCTTGTCCCCCTACAGCCCCAGTGCCCAGCGCATCCATGACCTGCTGCACACCAAAATCGATGTACGTTTTGATTGGGCCAAAGAAGAAGTCATCGGCAAAGCTACCCTCAAGTTGAAACCTTACTTTAATCCGACGTCGACATTGACCCTGGACGCCAAAGGAATGGAATTTAAAAAGGTGCAATTTGCAGGCAAAGATCAGCCTTTGAAATACACTTATGACGGCCAACAGATTGTCATCCAATTGGGCCGTTCGTTCAACCGAAACGAAGAGTATTCTATTGATTTTGAATACATTGCCCGCCCAAAAGGCGATGGCGGTAGTGATGCGATTACCTCCAATCAGGGTTTGTTTTTCATCAATCCTCGTGGAGAAGAAATGGACAAACCCCAGCAGATTTGGACCCAGGGCGAAACTGAATGGAACTCTCGTTGGTTTCCGACCATCGATAAACCCAACGAGCGCTGTACCCAGGAGTTGTACGTCACCGTTGATAAAAAGTTCAAAACCCTTTCCAATGGCTTGTTGACCACTTCAACGAACAATGCCGATGGTACCCGTACCGACTATTGGAAAATGGACATGCCCCACGCACCCTACCTGTTTATGTTGGCGGTGGGTGATTTTGCCATCGTGAAAGACAAATGGCGCAACATCGAAGTGTCTTACTATGTAGAGCCAGAATATGAGGCCGATGCCCGCGATATTTTTGCCCATACCCCCGAGATGCTTGAATTTTTCTCCAACAAATTGGGCGTAAACTACCCTTGGCCAAAATTCTCCCAAATCGTCGTACGCGATTACGTGTCGGGCGCTATGGAGAATACCACGGCGGTTGTTTTTGGCGATTTTGTCCAAAAACACAAATGGGAACTCATCGACGATTCCAACGACAAAATAGTAGCCCACGAAATGTTCCACCATTGGTTTGGCGATTACGTGACCAGCGAAAGCTGGCCCAACCTGACCATGAATGAAGGCTTTGCCAATTATTCGGAATACCTCTGGTTTGAACACAAATATGGCTCCGATTATGCCGATCACCACCTGTATACCGAGCAAGGTGGTTACATTGGTTCGGCATCAGGTGGAATCCACCCGCTGATCCACTTTGGTGTAGCGGACAAAGACGATATGTTTGATGCCCACAGTTACAACAAAGGGGGCGCAACCCTGCACATGTTGCGCCGTCATGTGGGTGATGAAGCATTTTTCACTGCACTGAAAAACTACCTGACCCAAAATGCCTTCAAACCAGTTGAAGCCCACAACCTGCGCCTGGCCATGGAGGAAGTGAGCGGAGAAGACCTCAACTGGTTTTTCAACCAATGGTATTTCTCCTCTGGACATCCACAACTGAGCATTGAATACAGCTACGATGCTACCGCCAAAGAAGCGGTGATGCAGGTAACCCAAAACCAGAGTGAAAAAGGAGTGCCTGGCGTATTTGTACTACCCGTAGCGGTAGATGTATACGCCGAAGGCCGCAGCACCCGCCACAACATCCGGGTAGACCAGCGGGAGCAGACTTTTCGCTTTCCTTCAGCAGTGCAACCAGACTTGATCAACTTTGATGCAGAACGTTTTTTACTGGCCGAAATTGAGGACAATAAATCGGAAGAGGATCTGGTCTTCCAATTCAAAAATGCCCGTAAGTTCATGGACCGCAATGAAGCCATCGAGCGCTTGATTGGCCTGGAAAGTGACCAAATACCCAGCATCTTGAGTGCAGCGCTGAACGACCCATTTTACTCCATTCGTTCCATTGCGCTCGATAATTTACCAGCGGAACTTCCGGCTGATGTGTTGAAAAAACTGCGCGACCTGGCTCAAAATGACCAGCACTCCGAAGTGCGCGCCAAGTCGCTGGCAGCCCTGGCCGAAAGTGGAGACCCGCAAACCTTGGCGGTTGCCAAAGCAGCTATTGAAAAGGAGCAAGCCTTGAGTGTGCGCGCCAGCGCCCTGGGCATCATTTTTGAAGAAGACGAAGCGGAAGGATTGGCGCTTGCTGAAAAATTGGGCGAAAACGCTAAAGGCCCACTTTTGGAAACCATTGCGGGAATTTTCACGGAAAACGGTGATGCTAAATATTTGCCATTTTTTGAAAAACGCTTGAAAGATGTAGATGGCTTTACCGCTATTTCTTTCTTTGAAAGTTACCAAATTCTGGCTTCACGTGGAGATCAGGCTACCCTTGATAAAACCATCGAGACCCTCACATCTTTTGGTGCAAGTACCAACCCGTCGTTGTGGCGTCGATTTGGTGCCGTAAAAGCGCTGAATGATTTGCGGAATGATTTTCGGGTAAAAGCAAGAGGTGCCAGTGGGGCAGAAAAAACCCAGTTCAGCGCTACTGCTGACCGCATCGCCAAAATCATCGATGACCTGAAAAGTAAAGAAACCAATGCTGAACTGAAGGCAGTTTATGATCAATTGCCGGTGATCAAATAA